GAGGTCCGGGCTCAGCTGCACGATGCCCTGGAGCGCGAGGCCGTCTTCGGCCGGCAGCGCGGGGGAGGGGGTACCGACGACGCCGTCGCTCCCGGCGAGCGAGGCGAGGGCGCCGGTGGCGGCCTCGCGCTGCTCGCCGTCGACCGGGGCGTCCTTCTTCGCCGAGGTCCAGACGAGGATGACCGGCAGGGTCTCGTTCTGCTGGAACGCCTTCTGGGCTTCGATGACTTGCGTGGACTCGGCGTTCTGGGGCAGGAAGGCTGCCTGGTCGTTGGTGGCGACCTCGCCGAGCTTTCCGGCATACGGTCCGAGTCCGCCGCCGATGCCGAGCCAGGCGATCAGCAGGACGACGGGGACCAGCCAGCGGACCGACCGTGCAGGGGTGGGCATGTCTCTCCCGAGGGGTGGAGATGTCTCATCGGTGAACAATCTCAATCGTTGAAATACATTACGCGACGGCTCGCCCGGGAGTTCGTACGGGGGGTGGAGGGGCCCGCGGGCGGGAGGGTTGTTCAGCGACGCGCCGGAGGCACCTCGGCCATTTCCTCGTTCATCGCGGCGAGGAAGCGCAGCACAGTCGTCAGTTCGCCCTCGCTGAACCGTGCTCGGGCCCGTGCCGTGGCCTCGGCGAGCGGCATGAAGTAGTCGCGGGCGACGGTCCGGGCGCTCGGCTCGTAGTACACGTGCACCACCCGGCGGTCGGCGCTCTCCCGGGCCCGGCGGATGTGCCCGGCCCGCTCCAGCCGGTCCAGGCAGGCGGTCACCGCACCGGAGGTGAGGCCCAGATGCTCCCGCAGAGCCCCCGGCGTCAGGGGCG
This sequence is a window from Streptomyces parvus. Protein-coding genes within it:
- a CDS encoding MarR family winged helix-turn-helix transcriptional regulator encodes the protein MRHADDRPNRSGASDSEAPLADLQAFAVELRRMNGEINRMTHGFAVNQRLHPTDVSALGAILDAPSPLTPGALREHLGLTSGAVTACLDRLERAGHIRRARESADRRVVHVYYEPSARTVARDYFMPLAEATARARARFSEGELTTVLRFLAAMNEEMAEVPPARR